A region of Solanum dulcamara chromosome 7, daSolDulc1.2, whole genome shotgun sequence DNA encodes the following proteins:
- the LOC129896007 gene encoding E3 ubiquitin-protein ligase At3g02290-like isoform X3, whose protein sequence is MGACCCCLRDECEDLANPNSSMYRNCLCLRSFVQNFLHVYTSLFHRGEQNTISSPTLTASLDNSMFDMYRSPPRPLLYDADPRYFRLQRDGLVSRREKGSGHSHEETEPLQRSDIDDDSEFLSRGNKWDVSKCEEGSKENNFKFSVKMSTAKTTTGFANIYSSSEDEDVCPTCLEEYTAEDPKIMTKCSHHFHLACIYEWMERSDNCPVCGKEMEFDDSG, encoded by the exons ATGGGTGCATGTTGTTGCTGTTTGCGAGATGAATGTGAAGATTTGGCCAATCCCAACAGCTCAATGTATAGGAACTGTTTATGCCTTCGATCTTTTGTTCAGAACTTCTTGCATGTG TATACATCATTATTTCATAGAGGAGAACAAAATACCATTTCTTCACCCACCTTAACAGCATCTCTTGATAACTCAATGTTTGATATGTATCGTTCTCCTCCGAGACCATTGCTTTATGATGCTGATCCAAGATATTTCCGGTTGCAACGAGATGGATTAGTGTCAAGGCGGGAGAAAGGGTCAGGTCACTCGCATGAGGAAACTGAACCGTTACAAAGAAGTGATATTGATGATGATTCTGAATTTTTGAGTAGGGGAAATAAATGGGATGTGTCTAAATGTGAAGAAGGATCgaaagaaaataatttcaaattttcgGTGAAGATGTCAACAGCTAAAACGACTACTGGATTTGCTAATATCTATTCCTCCTCAGAAGATGAAGATGTTTGTCCAACATGTCTTGAAG AATATACAGCAGAAGACCCAAAAATAATGACAAAATGCTCTCACCACTTCCACCTGGCTTGCATATATGAGTGGATGGAGAGAAGTGACAACTGTCCAGTTTGTGGGAAG GAGATGGAATTTGATGATAGTGGGTGA
- the LOC129896007 gene encoding E3 ubiquitin-protein ligase At3g02290-like isoform X1, which yields MGACCCCLRDECEDLANPNSSMYRNCLCLRSFVQNFLHVYTSLFHRGEQNTISSPTLTASLDNSMFDMYRSPPRPLLYDADPRYFRLQRDGLVSRREKGSGHSHEETEPLQRSDIDDDSEFLSRGNKWDVSKCEEGSKENNFKFSVKMSTAKTTTGFANIYSSSEDEDVCPTCLEEYTAEDPKIMTKCSHHFHLACIYEWMERSDNCPVCGKIHGEDTRIFALSLQTKGLPEHFAACGSSLCYQYLLILASYMIASISFRRDTSWE from the exons ATGGGTGCATGTTGTTGCTGTTTGCGAGATGAATGTGAAGATTTGGCCAATCCCAACAGCTCAATGTATAGGAACTGTTTATGCCTTCGATCTTTTGTTCAGAACTTCTTGCATGTG TATACATCATTATTTCATAGAGGAGAACAAAATACCATTTCTTCACCCACCTTAACAGCATCTCTTGATAACTCAATGTTTGATATGTATCGTTCTCCTCCGAGACCATTGCTTTATGATGCTGATCCAAGATATTTCCGGTTGCAACGAGATGGATTAGTGTCAAGGCGGGAGAAAGGGTCAGGTCACTCGCATGAGGAAACTGAACCGTTACAAAGAAGTGATATTGATGATGATTCTGAATTTTTGAGTAGGGGAAATAAATGGGATGTGTCTAAATGTGAAGAAGGATCgaaagaaaataatttcaaattttcgGTGAAGATGTCAACAGCTAAAACGACTACTGGATTTGCTAATATCTATTCCTCCTCAGAAGATGAAGATGTTTGTCCAACATGTCTTGAAG AATATACAGCAGAAGACCCAAAAATAATGACAAAATGCTCTCACCACTTCCACCTGGCTTGCATATATGAGTGGATGGAGAGAAGTGACAACTGTCCAGTTTGTGGGAAG ATCCACGGGGAAGACACGAGAATTTTTGCACTTTCCCTTCAAACTAAAGGGCTACCAGAGCATTTTGCTGCATGTGGCTCTAGTTTGTGCTACCAATATCTTCTGATTTTGGCCAGTTATATGATAGCTTCCATTTCTTTTAGGAGAGATACATCTTGGGAGTAA
- the LOC129896007 gene encoding E3 ubiquitin-protein ligase At3g02290-like isoform X2 has product MGACCCCLRDECEDLANPNSSMYRNCLCLRSFVQNFLHVYTSLFHRGEQNTISSPTLTASLDNSMFDMYRSPPRPLLYDADPRYFRLQRDGLVSRREKGSGHSHEETEPLQRSDIDDDSEFLSRGNKWDVSKCEEGSKENNFKFSVKMSTAKTTTGFANIYSSSEDEDVCPTCLEEYTAEDPKIMTKCSHHFHLACIYEWMERSDNCPVCGKLSLPCTCYPARSNTQMF; this is encoded by the exons ATGGGTGCATGTTGTTGCTGTTTGCGAGATGAATGTGAAGATTTGGCCAATCCCAACAGCTCAATGTATAGGAACTGTTTATGCCTTCGATCTTTTGTTCAGAACTTCTTGCATGTG TATACATCATTATTTCATAGAGGAGAACAAAATACCATTTCTTCACCCACCTTAACAGCATCTCTTGATAACTCAATGTTTGATATGTATCGTTCTCCTCCGAGACCATTGCTTTATGATGCTGATCCAAGATATTTCCGGTTGCAACGAGATGGATTAGTGTCAAGGCGGGAGAAAGGGTCAGGTCACTCGCATGAGGAAACTGAACCGTTACAAAGAAGTGATATTGATGATGATTCTGAATTTTTGAGTAGGGGAAATAAATGGGATGTGTCTAAATGTGAAGAAGGATCgaaagaaaataatttcaaattttcgGTGAAGATGTCAACAGCTAAAACGACTACTGGATTTGCTAATATCTATTCCTCCTCAGAAGATGAAGATGTTTGTCCAACATGTCTTGAAG AATATACAGCAGAAGACCCAAAAATAATGACAAAATGCTCTCACCACTTCCACCTGGCTTGCATATATGAGTGGATGGAGAGAAGTGACAACTGTCCAGTTTGTGGGAAG TTAAGCTTGCCCTGTACATGCTATCCTGCTAGAAGCAATACCCAAATGTTTTGA